One segment of Aquimarina sp. BL5 DNA contains the following:
- a CDS encoding DASS family sodium-coupled anion symporter, with translation MTTYPLIKKIGLIAGPILFLVLINLPIVLVSEVADKVISVAIWMIVWWITEAVSISVTALIPLILFPLVGVLDLKTVSQSYGSPIVFLFFGGFVMALALEKVNLHKRIALSIIKITGTSPDRVILGFMIATAFMSMWISNTACTVVMLPIALSVIQLLVDDEDGFTKNDRNFALSIMLGIAFAANVGGVATIIGTPPNSVLVGFLENEYQIEISFLNWMLLALPFSVLMIGIIYFVIVKWIYPNRIESFAASKDVIDQELKKLGKVKKTERRVLTIFCVVIFLWISRTTINGFFPDLKLSDTGISMMGAFALFVIPFKLNKGEFTLIWKDTQKLPWGILILFGGGLALASGLSHAGLIELVANMIAANQGLSLLVVTLLLIVFMLFMTELMSNVALVAIFVPVVAGIAIGLDIPMLHLLIPVTMAASCAFMLPMATPPNAIVFASGYVKVSEMVKAGLVLNIISVILLVLLFKFYVSLLF, from the coding sequence ATGACAACATATCCGCTAATTAAAAAGATTGGATTAATTGCAGGCCCCATATTATTTTTGGTGTTGATCAATCTTCCTATCGTATTAGTTTCTGAAGTTGCGGATAAAGTAATTTCGGTGGCTATATGGATGATCGTTTGGTGGATTACAGAAGCGGTTTCTATATCAGTAACGGCTTTGATACCGCTGATTTTATTTCCGCTGGTGGGAGTTTTGGATCTCAAAACGGTTTCTCAAAGCTATGGGAGTCCAATCGTATTTCTATTTTTTGGTGGATTTGTAATGGCGTTGGCGTTGGAAAAAGTAAATCTCCATAAGCGCATAGCTTTATCTATTATAAAAATAACAGGAACCAGTCCGGATCGGGTGATTCTAGGTTTTATGATTGCTACTGCTTTTATGAGTATGTGGATTAGTAATACAGCTTGTACCGTGGTGATGTTGCCAATTGCGTTGTCTGTGATACAATTGTTAGTAGATGATGAGGATGGTTTTACTAAGAATGATCGAAACTTTGCTCTGAGTATTATGCTTGGTATTGCTTTTGCTGCTAATGTGGGAGGCGTAGCAACAATTATTGGAACACCGCCAAACTCTGTATTGGTGGGGTTTTTGGAAAATGAATATCAAATAGAAATCTCTTTTCTTAATTGGATGTTACTGGCATTGCCTTTTTCTGTATTAATGATCGGAATTATTTATTTTGTGATCGTAAAATGGATATACCCCAATCGGATTGAGAGTTTTGCCGCATCCAAAGATGTGATTGATCAGGAATTAAAAAAGCTTGGTAAAGTAAAGAAAACGGAACGCAGAGTACTTACTATTTTTTGTGTAGTCATATTTTTATGGATTTCCAGAACTACGATTAATGGTTTTTTTCCTGATCTTAAATTATCAGATACAGGGATTAGTATGATGGGAGCCTTTGCTTTGTTTGTGATTCCATTTAAATTAAATAAAGGAGAGTTTACGTTGATTTGGAAAGATACTCAGAAATTACCTTGGGGAATCCTTATTCTTTTTGGTGGAGGATTAGCGTTAGCAAGTGGTTTGTCTCACGCAGGATTGATAGAATTGGTAGCTAATATGATCGCAGCTAATCAAGGGTTAAGCTTGCTAGTAGTGACGCTATTGCTGATTGTTTTTATGCTCTTTATGACAGAGTTAATGAGTAATGTAGCATTAGTAGCAATTTTTGTTCCTGTAGTGGCAGGAATCGCTATAGGATTGGATATACCAATGCTACATTTATTAATACCCGTAACCATGGCGGCTAGTTGTGCATTTATGCTACCAATGGCCACACCACCGAATGCGATTGTATTTGCCAGTGGTTATGTTAAGGTATCCGAAATGGTAAAAGCTGGGTTAGTTCTAAATATCATCTCTGTGATATTACTAGTCCTGTTGTTTAAGTTTTATGTGTCTTTGTTATTCTAA